From a region of the Corallococcus coralloides DSM 2259 genome:
- a CDS encoding DUF2019 domain-containing protein, translating into MRFDTLVGQFAENVAAQTDAIWQGDAKTGNRRARKYISAFEQLRAHGDAGREALTVLFSHPRMDVRVMAAAYLLRYRTQAAREVLMEAAGGEGLVPFKAEQTLKRWAEGTWALDPE; encoded by the coding sequence GTGAGGTTCGATACACTTGTCGGGCAGTTCGCGGAGAACGTTGCCGCCCAGACCGACGCAATCTGGCAGGGCGACGCAAAGACCGGAAACCGACGCGCGAGGAAGTACATCTCCGCTTTTGAGCAACTCCGGGCGCATGGGGATGCAGGCCGCGAAGCGCTCACGGTGCTTTTCAGTCACCCAAGGATGGATGTGCGAGTCATGGCCGCGGCCTACCTGCTTCGCTACCGGACGCAGGCGGCACGCGAGGTCTTGATGGAGGCGGCCGGGGGCGAAGGACTCGTGCCTTTCAAGGCAGAGCAGACCTTGAAACGCTGGGCGGAGGGCACCTGGGCCCTGGACCCGGAATAG
- a CDS encoding cytochrome P450: protein MHAAPSDSAVLPPRLPAGLPWVGQGLEYRKDPLGFFLRYADRGAVVRTRFVGTDIYLLNTSEAIEHVLVKNFRNYPKDAFQKRALEAVVGHGLFTSHGDFWMRRRRMMQPAFHKNLLTAHGSVAVKAASTWMASRREGASFDAYPEMMALTLDVVAETLFGANLSAQARELGRAMEAVMLHAQHLFDTPISLPAWVPTLGQRRFRAGLRALHAVVDDVVERRRRQGGPGEDLLGLMLEAQAEDGEHLTDAQLRDECLTLMIAGHETTATALALSLYLLARHPDAQAALRRELATVLGGREPTVADLPSLPYCEQVVKESLRLYPPAWGMSRVAEQDDRMDGVLVPAGTVVAWSQWALHRDASHFPEPEAFRPERWADGLERRIPRFAYCPFGGGPRLCIGAGSALMVIRLVLATVLQRIHFEAEPGPAPEVLPAITLRPKNGIPLVARRVSRQE from the coding sequence ATGCACGCCGCACCTTCCGACTCCGCGGTCCTTCCGCCCCGGCTTCCTGCGGGGCTGCCGTGGGTGGGACAGGGGCTGGAGTACCGGAAGGATCCGCTGGGCTTCTTCCTGCGCTACGCGGACCGGGGCGCGGTGGTGCGGACCCGCTTCGTGGGGACGGACATCTACCTGCTCAACACGTCGGAGGCCATCGAGCACGTGTTGGTGAAGAACTTCCGCAACTACCCGAAGGACGCCTTCCAGAAGCGCGCCCTGGAGGCGGTGGTGGGCCATGGCCTCTTCACCAGCCACGGCGACTTCTGGATGCGGCGGCGGCGGATGATGCAGCCGGCCTTCCACAAGAACCTGCTGACCGCGCACGGGAGCGTGGCGGTGAAGGCCGCGAGCACCTGGATGGCGTCACGGCGGGAGGGAGCATCCTTCGACGCGTACCCGGAGATGATGGCGCTGACGTTGGACGTGGTGGCGGAGACGCTCTTCGGCGCGAACCTCTCCGCGCAGGCGCGGGAGCTGGGACGGGCCATGGAGGCGGTGATGCTGCATGCCCAGCACCTCTTCGATACGCCCATCTCGCTGCCTGCCTGGGTGCCCACGCTGGGGCAGCGGCGGTTCAGGGCGGGCCTGCGCGCCCTGCACGCAGTGGTGGACGACGTGGTGGAGCGCCGAAGGAGGCAGGGCGGCCCTGGAGAGGACCTGCTGGGCCTGATGCTGGAGGCGCAGGCCGAGGACGGCGAACACCTGACGGACGCGCAGCTGCGCGACGAATGTCTGACGTTGATGATCGCCGGGCATGAGACGACCGCCACCGCGCTGGCGCTCAGTCTGTATTTGCTGGCGCGCCATCCCGACGCGCAAGCAGCGCTGCGGCGGGAGCTGGCCACGGTGCTGGGAGGCCGCGAGCCCACGGTGGCGGACCTGCCGTCGCTGCCGTACTGCGAGCAGGTGGTGAAGGAATCGCTGCGTCTGTATCCGCCCGCGTGGGGCATGAGCCGGGTGGCGGAGCAGGACGACCGGATGGACGGCGTCCTCGTGCCCGCCGGGACGGTGGTCGCGTGGTCCCAGTGGGCGCTGCACCGGGACGCGAGCCACTTCCCGGAGCCGGAGGCCTTCCGTCCCGAGCGCTGGGCGGACGGACTGGAGCGGCGCATCCCGCGCTTCGCGTACTGTCCCTTTGGAGGGGGGCCGCGGCTCTGCATTGGCGCGGGCTCCGCGCTGATGGTGATCCGCCTGGTGTTGGCCACGGTGCTCCAGCGCATCCACTTCGAAGCCGAGCCAGGGCCCGCGCCGGAGGTCCTCCCCGCCATCACCCTGCGCCCGAAGAACGGCATCCCGCTCGTGGCGAGGAGGGTGTCTCGCCAGGAGTGA
- a CDS encoding DUF2252 domain-containing protein — MDADGTSELGAAKVPLVSNQKQQRTRRTPRKLKPSRLQAVDFRSVEERMDAGRALRKRCPRSSHAAWKPFRGRDPLAQLKESDATRLPWLVPVRHERMSESPFAFLRGTPFVMARDLAHTPHSGLRSQICGDAHLANFGLFGTPERNLIFDLNDFDETLPGPFEWDVKRLAASFVVAAKQNGLGARCGKKAARKAVEAYRLTMRELTTRSLLEVWSLHVDAKELKNSDSDDTAKLAAQAVEKAKRHTSAHAVEKLTVERNGQRHLAYQPPLLFPLSAVKMDVTPAELERRIKRLTVGYLESLDGAVRDLCLRYRRKEWGFKVVGVGSVGLQAYVVLCEGNGGEDPLVLQLKEAKASVLEPYLGPSEFHSAGERVVVGQRRMQAFSDLFLGWTEVEGMGAFYVRQLRDMKGALDAEKMDAPVFQDYAEACGATLARAHARTGDAALIAGYLGTKDHFDEAVTEFACAYSDQVESDYGHFIDAQAKALEALTH, encoded by the coding sequence ATGGATGCGGACGGCACATCCGAACTGGGAGCCGCGAAGGTTCCCCTCGTATCCAACCAGAAACAGCAGCGCACGCGGCGCACGCCCCGGAAGCTGAAGCCCTCGCGGCTGCAGGCCGTGGACTTCCGCTCCGTGGAGGAGCGCATGGACGCGGGCCGCGCCCTGCGCAAGCGCTGTCCCCGGAGCAGCCACGCGGCATGGAAGCCCTTCCGGGGACGAGACCCGCTCGCGCAGCTCAAGGAGTCCGACGCCACGCGGCTGCCGTGGCTGGTGCCCGTGCGCCATGAGCGCATGTCGGAGTCTCCGTTCGCCTTCCTGCGCGGCACGCCGTTCGTCATGGCGCGCGACCTGGCCCACACGCCGCACAGCGGCCTGCGCAGTCAAATCTGCGGCGACGCGCACCTGGCCAACTTCGGCCTCTTCGGCACGCCCGAGCGCAACCTCATCTTCGACCTCAACGACTTCGACGAGACGCTGCCCGGCCCCTTCGAATGGGACGTGAAGCGCCTGGCCGCGAGCTTCGTCGTGGCCGCGAAGCAGAACGGCCTGGGTGCCCGCTGTGGCAAGAAGGCCGCGCGCAAGGCCGTGGAGGCCTACCGGCTCACGATGCGCGAATTGACGACCCGGAGCCTCCTGGAGGTCTGGTCGCTCCACGTGGACGCGAAGGAGCTGAAGAACTCCGATTCCGACGACACCGCGAAGCTCGCCGCGCAGGCGGTGGAGAAGGCGAAGCGCCACACCAGCGCGCACGCGGTGGAGAAGCTCACCGTGGAGCGCAACGGCCAGCGGCACCTGGCCTACCAGCCGCCCCTGCTCTTCCCGCTCAGCGCGGTGAAGATGGACGTGACGCCCGCGGAGCTGGAGCGGCGCATCAAGCGGCTCACGGTGGGCTACCTCGAGTCACTGGACGGCGCGGTGCGAGACCTGTGCCTGCGCTACCGGCGCAAGGAGTGGGGCTTCAAGGTCGTGGGCGTGGGCAGCGTGGGGCTGCAGGCCTACGTCGTGCTGTGTGAAGGCAACGGCGGGGAGGACCCGCTGGTGTTGCAGCTCAAGGAAGCGAAGGCCTCCGTGCTGGAGCCCTACCTGGGCCCCAGCGAGTTCCACAGCGCGGGCGAGCGCGTGGTGGTGGGCCAGCGGCGCATGCAGGCCTTCTCCGACCTGTTCCTCGGATGGACGGAGGTGGAGGGCATGGGCGCGTTCTACGTGCGCCAGCTGCGCGACATGAAGGGTGCGCTGGACGCGGAGAAGATGGACGCGCCGGTGTTCCAGGACTACGCGGAAGCCTGTGGGGCCACCCTGGCCCGCGCCCACGCGCGCACCGGCGACGCCGCGCTCATTGCCGGATACCTGGGCACCAAGGACCACTTCGATGAAGCCGTCACGGAGTTCGCCTGCGCCTATTCAGACCAGGTGGAGTCGGACTACGGGCACTTCATCGACGCGCAGGCGAAGGCACTGGAAGCGCTGACACACTGA
- a CDS encoding alpha/beta fold hydrolase, whose amino-acid sequence MTLALTAPERSHHLEREHGRRVGWTEWGSPDGVPVLFCTGAATSSSLGFGAEAVRELGVRLLCVDRAGLGLSQPDPLKDFSRWTADVAAVLEATGLSRPAVVGFSQGAPFAVALAGAGQVSALALVAGQDELAHPATRALLPTQVAGMVAAIESDREGFEAGFAARADADGMWALVDGMSGPEDRALYREPAFASAYRQALREGFAQGASGYARDLTLAMGRWPVPPEAITVPVRLWYGGRDTSPVHSPDGGALLATRFPRAVRHFLPDEGGSLLWTRARDILRDLLAAAA is encoded by the coding sequence ATGACGCTGGCACTGACGGCACCGGAGCGCAGTCACCACCTGGAACGTGAGCACGGACGGCGGGTGGGATGGACGGAGTGGGGTTCGCCCGACGGCGTGCCGGTCCTCTTCTGCACCGGCGCGGCGACGAGCAGCTCGCTGGGCTTTGGCGCGGAGGCGGTGCGCGAGCTGGGAGTGCGGCTGCTCTGCGTGGACCGGGCGGGGCTGGGCCTCTCCCAGCCGGATCCGCTCAAGGACTTCTCCCGCTGGACGGCGGACGTCGCGGCGGTGCTGGAGGCCACGGGCCTGTCGCGGCCCGCCGTGGTGGGCTTCTCCCAGGGCGCTCCGTTCGCGGTGGCCCTGGCCGGAGCAGGACAGGTGTCCGCATTGGCGCTCGTGGCGGGCCAGGACGAGCTCGCCCACCCCGCGACCCGGGCCCTGCTCCCCACTCAGGTCGCGGGCATGGTCGCCGCCATCGAGTCGGACCGCGAGGGCTTCGAGGCCGGCTTCGCGGCGCGAGCGGACGCGGACGGCATGTGGGCGCTCGTCGACGGCATGAGCGGACCGGAGGACCGCGCCCTCTACCGAGAGCCCGCCTTCGCGTCCGCGTATCGCCAGGCGCTGCGCGAGGGCTTCGCGCAAGGCGCCAGCGGCTACGCGCGCGACCTCACCCTGGCCATGGGCCGGTGGCCCGTCCCGCCCGAAGCCATCACCGTGCCCGTGCGGCTCTGGTACGGCGGGCGCGACACCAGTCCGGTGCACTCGCCGGATGGAGGCGCGTTGCTGGCCACGCGCTTTCCCCGCGCGGTCCGCCACTTCCTGCCGGACGAGGGCGGCTCACTGCTGTGGACGCGCGCACGGGACATCCTCCGGGACCTGCTGGCCGCCGCGGCCTGA
- a CDS encoding propionate--CoA ligase: protein MGSYLDFYRRSIEAPEAFWAEQARLIDWERPFDAVLDASRPPFARWFVGGRTNLCHNAVDRHLATRADQPALVFESTETDQRRQYTYAQLHAEVNRTAAMLRSLGVKRGDRVIVYMPMVPEAVFVLLACARLGAIHSVVFGGFAAHSLAMRIDDAKPVLLVTADAGMRAGRVVPYKPLVDEALTLAKHPPARVLVLDRGLVPNSPVTPERDVDFATLGREHEGARVPVEWMESSEPSYILYTSGTTGKPKGVQRDTGGYAVALASSMRHIYTGQPGEVMFTASDIGWVVGHSYIVYGPLLNGMTTVLYEGLPIRPDAAVWWRLIEQYRVSVMFTSPTAIRILKKQDAAFLKRHDTSSLRYLFLAGEPLDAPTHAWISDALPSTQVLDNYWQTETGWPILGPVPGVEPRKRKLGSPGAAIYGYRVKLVDGLSGEEVTAANQKGVLVIQPPLPPGCLSTVWGDDARFVSTYFSSFDTPLYNTFDWATRDADGDYFILGRTDDVINVAGHRLGTREIEEAISGHPAIAEVAVVGVKDELKGQVVMAFAVPKDPARLQREEDRDALSREVMDTVGRTLGAVARPAAVYVVANLPKTRSGKLLRRSIQAVAEDREPGDLTTIEDPGALEGIQAALKARPPKA from the coding sequence ATGGGCAGCTATCTGGACTTCTACCGCCGCTCCATCGAAGCGCCGGAGGCGTTCTGGGCGGAGCAGGCCCGGCTCATCGACTGGGAGCGGCCCTTCGACGCGGTGCTGGATGCCTCCCGGCCGCCCTTCGCGCGCTGGTTCGTCGGCGGGCGCACCAACCTGTGCCACAACGCCGTGGACCGGCACCTGGCCACCCGCGCGGACCAGCCGGCGCTCGTTTTCGAGTCCACCGAGACGGACCAGCGCCGCCAGTACACCTATGCGCAGCTCCACGCGGAGGTGAACCGGACGGCGGCCATGCTGCGCTCGCTGGGCGTGAAGCGCGGGGACCGCGTCATCGTCTACATGCCCATGGTGCCGGAGGCCGTCTTCGTGCTGCTCGCCTGCGCGCGGCTGGGCGCCATCCACTCGGTGGTGTTCGGCGGCTTCGCGGCGCACAGCCTGGCCATGCGCATCGACGACGCGAAGCCCGTCCTGCTGGTGACGGCGGACGCGGGCATGCGCGCGGGCCGGGTCGTCCCCTACAAGCCGCTGGTGGATGAGGCCCTCACGCTCGCGAAGCACCCGCCCGCGCGCGTGCTGGTGCTGGACCGGGGACTCGTTCCCAACAGCCCCGTCACGCCGGAGCGAGACGTGGACTTCGCCACGCTGGGCCGCGAGCACGAGGGCGCCCGGGTGCCGGTGGAGTGGATGGAGTCCTCGGAGCCCAGCTACATCCTCTACACGTCCGGCACCACCGGGAAGCCCAAGGGCGTGCAGCGCGACACGGGCGGCTACGCGGTGGCACTGGCCTCGTCCATGCGCCACATCTACACGGGCCAGCCCGGCGAGGTGATGTTTACCGCCTCCGATATCGGCTGGGTGGTGGGGCACTCGTACATCGTCTATGGCCCGCTGCTGAACGGCATGACGACGGTGCTCTACGAAGGCCTGCCCATCCGGCCGGATGCCGCCGTCTGGTGGCGGCTCATCGAGCAGTACCGGGTGAGCGTGATGTTCACGTCGCCCACCGCCATCCGCATCCTGAAGAAGCAGGACGCGGCGTTCCTGAAGCGCCACGACACGTCCAGCCTGCGCTACCTGTTCCTCGCGGGCGAGCCGCTGGATGCGCCCACGCACGCGTGGATTTCAGACGCGCTGCCATCCACGCAGGTGCTGGACAACTACTGGCAGACGGAGACGGGCTGGCCCATCCTGGGGCCCGTGCCCGGGGTGGAGCCGCGCAAGCGCAAGCTGGGCTCACCGGGCGCGGCCATCTACGGCTACCGCGTGAAGCTGGTGGACGGGCTGAGCGGCGAAGAGGTGACGGCGGCGAATCAGAAGGGCGTGCTGGTGATTCAACCGCCGCTGCCGCCGGGCTGTCTGTCCACGGTGTGGGGTGACGACGCGCGCTTCGTCTCCACGTACTTCTCGAGCTTCGACACGCCCCTCTACAACACCTTCGACTGGGCCACGCGCGACGCGGACGGGGACTACTTCATCCTGGGCCGCACGGACGACGTCATCAACGTGGCGGGCCACCGCCTGGGCACGCGTGAGATTGAAGAGGCCATCAGCGGACACCCGGCCATCGCGGAGGTGGCGGTGGTGGGCGTGAAGGACGAGCTCAAGGGCCAGGTGGTGATGGCCTTCGCCGTGCCCAAGGACCCCGCGCGCCTGCAGCGCGAAGAGGACCGGGACGCCCTCTCGCGCGAGGTGATGGACACGGTGGGCCGGACGCTGGGCGCCGTGGCCCGCCCCGCGGCGGTGTACGTGGTGGCGAACCTGCCCAAGACGCGCTCCGGGAAGCTGCTCCGCCGCAGCATCCAGGCCGTGGCGGAGGACCGCGAGCCGGGCGACCTCACCACCATCGAGGATCCGGGCGCTCTGGAGGGCATCCAGGCCGCGCTCAAGGCGCGGCCCCCGAAGGCTTGA
- a CDS encoding MerR family transcriptional regulator, with protein MAERTYRIHIAAELSGVRVELIRAWERRYGVLEPERTPAGYRVYTDRDVALLKRLKALTDEGVAISEAAKLVPQLRAELDAVSSPPAEHPEARIGTQPETWRAAVLAAAEAYDQPRVARVLDEVLTALPPLKAFEDVLVPVQREVGDRWHAGTLTVAQEHLVTQVVRERLVSLLHGAPRGGRKHAVLACFPEEEHEIGLLGAALRLRHAGMRVTLLGQRVPAEGLGETVARAKPDVVGLSAVTNRGATVFEDVLTRIQAALPKGLPLWVGGPVAQAHADVCERLGVRFFAHEDDWTRMAG; from the coding sequence ATGGCTGAGCGCACCTATCGCATCCACATCGCCGCGGAGCTGTCGGGAGTCCGGGTGGAGCTCATCCGGGCCTGGGAGCGCCGCTACGGGGTGCTCGAGCCGGAGCGCACGCCCGCGGGCTACCGCGTCTACACCGACCGCGACGTGGCCCTGCTCAAGCGGCTCAAGGCGCTGACGGACGAGGGCGTGGCCATCAGCGAGGCGGCGAAGCTGGTGCCCCAGCTGCGCGCGGAGCTGGACGCGGTGTCTTCCCCGCCCGCTGAGCACCCCGAGGCACGGATTGGCACGCAGCCGGAGACGTGGCGCGCGGCGGTGCTGGCAGCGGCCGAGGCGTATGACCAGCCCCGCGTGGCGCGCGTGCTGGACGAGGTGCTGACGGCGCTACCGCCCTTGAAGGCCTTCGAGGACGTGCTGGTGCCGGTGCAGCGCGAGGTGGGCGATCGCTGGCATGCGGGCACCCTCACGGTGGCGCAGGAGCACCTGGTGACGCAGGTGGTGCGCGAGCGGCTGGTGAGCCTGCTGCACGGTGCACCCCGGGGCGGACGCAAGCACGCGGTGCTGGCGTGCTTCCCGGAGGAGGAGCACGAGATTGGCCTGCTGGGCGCGGCGCTGAGGCTGCGCCACGCGGGCATGCGCGTGACGCTATTGGGGCAGCGCGTCCCGGCGGAAGGGCTGGGCGAGACGGTGGCGCGCGCAAAGCCAGACGTGGTGGGCCTGTCGGCGGTGACGAACCGGGGCGCCACGGTGTTCGAGGACGTGCTGACGCGCATCCAGGCCGCGCTGCCCAAGGGTCTGCCCCTCTGGGTGGGAGGCCCCGTAGCCCAGGCGCACGCGGATGTCTGCGAACGCCTGGGCGTGAGGTTCTTCGCTCACGAGGACGACTGGACGCGGATGGCGGGCTGA
- a CDS encoding DUF2019 domain-containing protein, translating to MKAHDLKVLRTEDLIARFREVSARHGRLLNARDTRAANKDYLLAAAVRKELRTRGPDAEKCLLVLLTDPESGTRYWAATAALGFAPSEAERALALLAEPPPTMLSVSAAMTLRAWKDGTLPPEE from the coding sequence ATGAAAGCACATGACCTCAAGGTGCTGCGAACAGAGGATCTGATTGCGCGTTTTCGCGAGGTTTCAGCCAGGCACGGGCGCTTATTGAATGCGCGCGACACTCGGGCTGCAAACAAGGACTACCTTCTCGCGGCAGCCGTCAGGAAAGAGCTGCGTACCCGTGGACCCGATGCGGAAAAATGCCTGCTGGTATTGTTGACTGATCCGGAGTCAGGGACGCGGTATTGGGCCGCGACGGCCGCCCTGGGCTTCGCTCCCAGCGAGGCAGAACGTGCGCTTGCCCTGTTGGCGGAGCCGCCGCCAACAATGCTGAGTGTGAGTGCGGCGATGACCCTGCGCGCGTGGAAGGACGGAACGCTTCCTCCGGAAGAATAG
- a CDS encoding MerR family transcriptional regulator, which translates to MSLRIRTIARLTGIREATLRAWERRHGFPRPERSENNYRVYSRDEVEAVRRVAKLMEEGLSVSEAIAQVRDEPRTVIPPEARHLERFWAAVMVLDSEGADAALSAVQVGLGATTYCDTILIPLLREMASRLDVAREHMASALVRHRLRMLLAGMERVGDGPRGLLACPERDHHEGGLLALGVHLKARGWRVTLLGADTPSEALQGACMQVRPDLVALSFIRRRDADDFVAVLSEAMHACAPAPVVVGGPGAREHLKMLFTLGAQYAESAEELIAVWQQARNAQNRP; encoded by the coding sequence ATGAGCCTGCGCATCCGCACCATCGCCCGGCTCACCGGCATCCGCGAGGCCACGTTGCGAGCCTGGGAGCGCCGCCATGGCTTCCCCCGTCCGGAACGCAGCGAGAACAACTACCGCGTCTATTCACGCGACGAGGTGGAGGCCGTCCGCCGGGTGGCGAAGCTGATGGAGGAGGGCCTCTCGGTGAGCGAGGCCATCGCCCAGGTGCGCGACGAGCCCCGGACGGTCATCCCGCCGGAAGCGCGGCACCTGGAGCGCTTCTGGGCGGCGGTGATGGTGCTGGATTCGGAAGGAGCGGACGCGGCGCTGTCCGCGGTCCAGGTGGGGCTGGGCGCGACCACGTATTGCGACACCATCCTCATTCCGTTGCTGCGCGAGATGGCCTCGCGCCTGGACGTGGCGCGCGAGCACATGGCATCCGCGCTGGTGCGGCACCGGCTGCGCATGCTGCTGGCGGGGATGGAGCGCGTGGGGGACGGGCCCCGGGGACTCCTGGCGTGTCCGGAGAGGGACCACCACGAGGGTGGGCTGCTCGCGCTGGGCGTGCACTTGAAGGCGCGGGGCTGGCGGGTGACGCTGCTGGGGGCGGACACGCCCTCGGAGGCGTTGCAGGGGGCGTGTATGCAGGTGCGCCCGGACCTGGTGGCGCTGTCGTTCATCCGCCGCCGGGATGCGGACGACTTCGTCGCGGTGTTGTCCGAAGCGATGCATGCGTGCGCGCCCGCGCCGGTGGTGGTAGGCGGGCCCGGGGCGAGGGAGCACCTGAAGATGCTGTTCACCCTGGGCGCGCAGTACGCGGAGTCCGCGGAGGAGCTCATCGCCGTCTGGCAGCAGGCGCGAAACGCGCAGAACCGACCGTGA